Genomic segment of Methanoculleus sp. 7T:
GACCATCGGGATATCCAGAGGTTGCGCCCCGAGTCTCTCCACCGCCACCTTGAGGGCCTCCCGGTAGTTGATGATCTCCTGGATATCGGCGCGGATCGTATCGGTGATCCGCTCCTTCGGATTTGCCTCAAACCTGAGCACATCGGTGAGAGAGGCCTGCGTACCCTCGATCCGGGACGAGAGCACCGCCTCCTGCGTCAGGAGCGGGGAGAGCAGGATCTCAGGGTCAGGTATGGCGAGGAGCGTCCCGTCATAGCGGGCAAGGGCGCGGTTTGCCGACGCGATCTGCGGGATATGGGCCTCCCACTCGATGCAATCGAGGGGCAGGGTGTCTGGGGTATAGGGTCGGACCCTCATCTCATCATCTCCTTTACCATCTCAATGATATCCGCTTCCAGCGCCTTGATATCCTTTTCTATCTCTTTCAGTGGTCGTGGAGGTGTGTAGGTATAGAAATAGCGGTTGAAATTGATCTCATAGCCCACCTTTCCCACGCCACCGTCCTTTTCATCGACGACCGCTTCGTTGACCCACGCATCCGGCACATGCGGCCTCACCTCGCGCTCGAAGTACTCCTGGACAGACTCACTGAGAGGCACATTCTCCGTATCACGGAGATCGGGGTCGGCTTCGATCTGGCCCTTTGCATCAAGGCATGGTCCGGCCGTTTCGTCACGCTCAGAGAGGGCCGAGAGAACCGCCTTCTTCAGGGGTGTGCTGAGCTTCACTCCATGGCGCTTGAATCCAGCCATG
This window contains:
- a CDS encoding Fic/DOC family N-terminal domain-containing protein; translated protein: MRVRPYTPDTLPLDCIEWEAHIPQIASANRALARYDGTLLAIPDPEILLSPLLTQEAVLSSRIEGTQASLTDVLRFEANPKERITDTIRADIQEIINYREALKVAVERLGAQPLDIPMV